The following proteins are co-located in the Heliorestis convoluta genome:
- a CDS encoding lectin-like protein, translating to MGVINRGKKAGALFLVFLFFLSLLVPSSALARSCSPMDMNFFGWATGKIVVDPHRGKTYGLFELNKNWYEAKAFAESLGGQLVTVTSKQEQDQINYLLSFGKRDYYWIGASDELVEGQWRWVTGEPFVYTNWAPGEPNNYGGENYMAVVRTNGLWNDLFGRRNELQISPITFGVLVEWDFSYNPCLPVPTIYDRTTGHYYALYDRGSIWSDAKRFAESQGGHLATITSFREQNILKFLLATGNRTFYWLGGTDEVVEGEWRWITGEPWTYSNWAQNHPNNYGGQDYLKVINYGREIGRWVDSYGAWIGNPESHGFIVEWK from the coding sequence ATGGGTGTTATAAACAGAGGTAAAAAAGCGGGAGCCCTTTTTCTCGTCTTCTTATTTTTTCTTTCTCTATTGGTACCTTCTAGTGCACTTGCACGTTCCTGCAGCCCTATGGATATGAACTTTTTTGGTTGGGCTACAGGGAAAATTGTTGTTGATCCCCATCGAGGAAAAACCTATGGTCTTTTTGAGCTGAATAAGAATTGGTATGAAGCCAAAGCGTTTGCAGAATCGCTAGGAGGACAACTGGTAACGGTTACTTCCAAGCAAGAACAAGATCAGATTAACTACCTGCTTTCTTTCGGTAAAAGAGATTATTACTGGATTGGTGCTTCTGATGAACTAGTGGAAGGCCAGTGGCGATGGGTAACTGGTGAGCCCTTTGTATATACCAACTGGGCACCCGGTGAACCGAATAATTATGGCGGCGAAAACTATATGGCTGTCGTAAGAACAAATGGTCTCTGGAACGATCTTTTTGGTAGAAGAAATGAACTTCAGATTAGTCCTATCACTTTTGGTGTACTTGTGGAATGGGATTTTTCTTATAATCCTTGCTTGCCTGTACCGACAATTTATGATAGAACAACAGGTCATTACTATGCTCTCTACGATAGAGGCTCCATCTGGAGCGATGCAAAGCGTTTTGCTGAAAGTCAGGGTGGTCATTTAGCTACAATTACCAGTTTTCGTGAGCAGAATATCTTAAAATTCCTTTTAGCAACTGGCAACAGAACCTTCTACTGGCTTGGTGGCACCGATGAAGTGGTAGAAGGAGAATGGCGATGGATCACCGGAGAGCCTTGGACATATAGCAATTGGGCACAAAACCATCCCAACAATTATGGTGGCCAAGATTACTTGAAAGTGATCAATTACGGTAGAGAAATTGGTAGATGGGTAGATAGTTATGGTGCTTGGATTGGAAATCCTGAAAGTCATGGTTTTATTGTAGAGTGGAAGTAA
- a CDS encoding 6-phosphofructokinase, whose translation MKPVKRIAVLTGGGDCPGLNAVIRAVVKTSIRRYNVEVVGILNGFHGLVNDVMIPLNEEAVAGIVHRGGTILGTTNRDNPFRYAVEQNGQLTFEDRSEQCIENLRKHAIDALVVIGGDGSLNIAHQFHEKGIPVVGVPKTIDNDLSATDYTFGFDSAVTTATEAIDKLHTTAESHHRIMILEVMGRYAGWIALYSGVAGGADVILVPEIPYEIEKVCNHIRARNERGRKFSIVVVAEGAKEKGGQMVVQQRVEQSHDPIRLGGIGQDVARKLEMCTQMETRVTVLGHVQRGGSPTSFDRILSTRYGSSAVDAVMAGYYGHMVALRTPRIEPVPLTEAIGTLNNVDPEGQMVQAAKSVGISFGD comes from the coding sequence ATGAAACCTGTGAAACGTATAGCTGTTCTTACTGGCGGTGGCGATTGTCCTGGACTTAATGCGGTGATTCGAGCTGTTGTGAAGACGTCCATTCGTCGTTATAACGTGGAAGTCGTAGGAATCTTGAATGGCTTTCATGGTCTCGTCAACGATGTGATGATACCGCTGAACGAAGAAGCAGTGGCCGGTATCGTTCATCGTGGTGGAACGATTCTAGGAACGACCAATCGTGACAATCCTTTTCGTTATGCTGTAGAACAAAATGGTCAGTTGACTTTTGAAGATCGATCCGAGCAATGTATTGAGAATTTACGTAAGCATGCAATAGATGCTCTAGTCGTTATCGGCGGTGATGGCAGTCTTAACATTGCTCATCAGTTTCATGAAAAAGGGATTCCTGTTGTTGGTGTTCCTAAGACGATTGACAATGATCTATCGGCAACAGATTACACCTTTGGTTTTGATTCGGCTGTGACGACGGCCACAGAAGCGATTGATAAACTTCATACAACAGCAGAATCGCACCATCGCATTATGATCTTAGAAGTTATGGGTCGTTACGCGGGCTGGATTGCGCTCTATTCTGGTGTAGCCGGTGGCGCTGATGTGATTTTAGTTCCAGAGATTCCTTACGAGATAGAAAAAGTATGTAACCATATTCGAGCTCGCAATGAGCGAGGTCGTAAGTTTTCCATTGTTGTTGTTGCGGAAGGGGCCAAGGAAAAAGGTGGTCAAATGGTGGTGCAGCAACGAGTGGAACAAAGTCACGATCCCATTCGTTTAGGTGGCATTGGTCAGGATGTGGCGCGCAAGCTTGAGATGTGCACACAGATGGAGACGCGCGTTACGGTGCTCGGTCATGTACAGCGCGGTGGTTCGCCGACTTCTTTTGATCGGATCTTAAGCACACGCTATGGCTCGTCGGCTGTTGATGCAGTGATGGCTGGTTATTACGGCCATATGGTCGCTTTAAGGACGCCTAGAATTGAGCCAGTGCCGTTGACTGAAGCAATTGGCACCTTAAACAACGTTGATCCAGAAGGTCAGATGGTACAAGCTGCCAAGTCTGTGGGGATTTCTTTTGGCGATTAG
- a CDS encoding ankyrin repeat domain-containing protein: MRRLTALVTSVSLLLFSLLPVAEARWKEGDLLPERVFASAQSLSAGQVLEIEGGKNLFFSNAPEMPTMPGILARADNVISKSGEVRILYSHFNMLIDYSTSKPVNVPAQIGVYFVNDTSRSLDIYYKRLGKGVSKTVDGKMLYIEDRAPQRPGIDTALYYGTELGNKVVADFFASYRQQERLFATVAPGQIAWLSDQVGPLGWAIGMGDFVFRDSHTKEVITLQSLRPGEAVGVRSFIARHSFDLRDFFRDKNNPASVLTLGAGEHLHMRGLFADSISANGVHVEGVSRRKTFTYDSYDDGPQSITVGAHYRMQHLEPAREHYVPTIFANDILRNGVDSYGYVQNGQAVAVKAMNNGSYGTDYDFTFQITGPTVIALQEAKPLHADGSKPFVDMYNQFLTVMLDDDPSQIRTLHFKDPNYHLYYSNFERLQPLGKVKVAYVLDDVGTRNHRLRVMLPPNSYGPFQILLLPLEENQKRPVTVSSLTIEPKEVRILLDDQGKSDPITIAVKITPENAISKLNWSSSRPDIVTINKDGMVQAHAVGEAIITATTEDGKHQSSSRISVESKVLPAESIQLDREQINLAVGGVAQKIRAIILPQEAPQNVSWSSSNEKIATVDQEGTITGHSIGVATITATTADKALQATAQVTVHTPVRDSDFLRALERGSYEEFVTLLEKGANVNARDSQGNSALIKAVLQKDLRKAKALLASGADPAQKNSEAMTALMLAAQLNQSEMVKALLTAQADVNQKNEKMGEWTALFSAVWAGNLDITKILLEAGANPNVRYYEAGKRKEDGWTPLNWAVSQNNLEMTQLLLSRGADPSQRTDGWTALMNASWYGRMDLATVLLQAGARE; encoded by the coding sequence ATGAGACGCTTGACAGCTTTGGTAACATCGGTTTCTCTATTGCTATTTTCTCTTTTGCCTGTAGCAGAAGCAAGGTGGAAAGAAGGCGACCTTTTGCCGGAAAGAGTTTTCGCATCGGCGCAATCTTTAAGCGCTGGGCAAGTGCTCGAGATAGAGGGTGGCAAGAATCTCTTTTTCAGTAACGCGCCTGAGATGCCAACGATGCCAGGTATTTTGGCTAGAGCTGATAATGTGATTTCAAAAAGTGGAGAAGTTCGGATCTTATACTCTCATTTTAACATGTTAATTGATTACAGCACGTCGAAGCCAGTCAATGTGCCTGCTCAGATCGGAGTGTATTTCGTCAATGATACATCTCGCTCTCTTGATATTTACTACAAACGTCTAGGTAAAGGCGTTAGCAAAACCGTGGATGGAAAAATGCTTTATATAGAAGATCGGGCTCCCCAAAGGCCTGGTATTGATACAGCTTTATATTACGGCACCGAACTGGGGAACAAGGTAGTCGCGGACTTCTTTGCTTCTTATAGACAGCAAGAACGGTTGTTTGCTACTGTCGCACCAGGCCAGATTGCTTGGCTTTCTGATCAAGTTGGCCCTCTTGGTTGGGCCATTGGCATGGGTGATTTTGTTTTTCGAGACAGTCACACCAAAGAAGTTATTACATTACAGAGCTTGCGTCCTGGTGAAGCTGTAGGAGTACGTTCCTTTATTGCTCGTCACTCTTTTGATTTGAGGGATTTTTTCCGAGATAAAAATAACCCAGCATCGGTCCTTACGTTAGGTGCAGGAGAACATTTACATATGCGTGGCCTTTTTGCCGACTCTATCAGCGCCAATGGTGTCCACGTAGAAGGTGTGAGTCGTCGAAAAACCTTTACCTACGATAGTTATGATGATGGTCCACAAAGCATTACTGTTGGAGCTCATTATCGTATGCAGCATCTTGAGCCAGCTCGAGAACATTACGTACCTACAATTTTTGCAAATGATATTTTGAGAAATGGTGTGGACTCTTACGGTTATGTACAAAATGGCCAAGCTGTTGCTGTAAAAGCCATGAACAATGGTTCCTATGGAACTGACTATGACTTTACTTTTCAAATAACGGGACCGACTGTCATTGCTTTACAAGAAGCCAAGCCCTTGCATGCTGATGGGAGTAAGCCTTTTGTAGATATGTATAATCAATTTCTAACAGTCATGCTTGACGATGATCCGTCGCAGATTCGAACGTTACATTTTAAAGATCCCAATTATCATCTCTATTATTCAAACTTTGAACGCTTGCAACCTTTAGGCAAGGTCAAAGTAGCTTATGTATTAGATGATGTTGGGACAAGAAATCATCGTTTACGAGTTATGTTGCCACCAAACAGTTATGGGCCCTTTCAAATACTCTTGCTTCCTCTAGAAGAAAATCAGAAGCGACCCGTTACTGTAAGTAGCCTTACCATAGAACCCAAGGAAGTAAGGATACTGCTCGATGATCAAGGAAAAAGCGATCCTATTACAATAGCAGTAAAAATCACACCAGAAAATGCCATAAGTAAGTTGAACTGGTCTTCCAGTCGACCTGATATCGTTACTATCAATAAGGATGGAATGGTGCAAGCTCATGCTGTTGGTGAAGCCATTATCACAGCTACAACAGAAGATGGCAAGCACCAAAGTTCCTCACGTATTTCTGTAGAAAGTAAAGTCCTTCCTGCAGAATCAATTCAACTGGATAGAGAGCAAATCAATCTTGCCGTCGGTGGAGTAGCACAAAAAATAAGAGCTATCATTTTGCCGCAAGAAGCTCCTCAAAATGTATCCTGGTCTTCTAGCAATGAAAAAATTGCTACGGTCGATCAAGAAGGTACGATAACAGGCCATTCTATCGGTGTAGCAACGATTACCGCAACTACGGCTGATAAAGCCTTACAAGCGACAGCACAAGTGACCGTTCATACGCCTGTACGAGATAGTGATTTCTTAAGGGCCTTAGAAAGAGGATCTTACGAGGAATTTGTAACTCTACTCGAAAAAGGGGCCAATGTGAATGCCCGAGACAGCCAAGGCAATAGTGCTTTAATTAAAGCAGTTCTTCAAAAAGATCTGCGAAAAGCAAAAGCATTGCTTGCATCCGGTGCTGATCCAGCACAGAAAAACAGTGAAGCGATGACAGCGCTGATGTTGGCGGCTCAACTAAACCAAAGCGAGATGGTAAAAGCTCTGTTAACCGCTCAGGCTGATGTAAACCAAAAGAATGAAAAAATGGGTGAATGGACAGCTTTGTTCTCTGCTGTTTGGGCAGGCAATTTAGATATCACTAAGATACTCTTAGAAGCAGGTGCGAATCCCAACGTACGATACTATGAAGCAGGCAAAAGAAAAGAAGATGGATGGACACCTCTGAACTGGGCCGTGAGTCAAAACAATCTTGAGATGACGCAGCTTCTTCTCAGTAGGGGCGCAGATCCCTCTCAGCGGACCGATGGCTGGACAGCGTTGATGAACGCCAGTTGGTATGGTCGTATGGATCTGGCCACAGTACTATTACAAGCTGGAGCAAGGGAGTAA
- a CDS encoding methyl-accepting chemotaxis protein: MKIKQKMILFTLLLLITSLSLVGATSIWFMKSEGEVAFLEKAKSDLSLGYAFLDERWPGPWTVREENLYKGDILVNGNEEMVDAIAELSGGTVTIFLGDQRVTTNVVRDGARAVGTRASQEVIDTVLVQEQIYLNKANVVGVNYQTAYQPIFDANNQAIGMFYVGVNQEAIDKMVSNFSQALLLFLVGILAIAALLAYAFAAYIAKPIVATAKHLDQMANHDFSMDVDERYRQGKDEVAAMSRSLHSMNQKMRQVFGEISSMATTMAASTEEMAANTQNISSNMEETSASTEEISASMDSLSATAIAIDKASDEMTRYLRQLHDEAFSGKDRAREIEERAVRLEEKAIQSVDCTQQMYHNIDQEMQEAMKGAKVVHQIVTLADEISKIASQSNLLALNAAIEASRAGEQGRGFAIVADEVRNLSAHSAEMARNIQAVTKEVEAAIERLLQRSTELMSFLNGEVARDYEDFVSVGKQYRADAEAMQDLTEKTSLMSTEVLRSVEEVSKSMASVATMIEQVSYGTTEIAKGTDFTTQSSIQISEAATEQALIAEKLNEITNRFRF, from the coding sequence ATGAAGATAAAGCAGAAAATGATTCTATTTACATTACTACTACTAATTACAAGCCTATCTCTAGTTGGAGCCACTTCCATTTGGTTTATGAAAAGTGAAGGAGAAGTTGCCTTTTTAGAAAAAGCAAAGTCAGACCTTTCTTTAGGTTATGCTTTTTTAGATGAGAGGTGGCCGGGGCCTTGGACCGTTAGAGAAGAAAACTTATATAAAGGAGATATACTCGTTAATGGCAATGAAGAAATGGTAGATGCCATTGCCGAGTTAAGCGGCGGTACTGTTACGATTTTTCTAGGAGATCAACGAGTTACGACCAATGTGGTCCGTGATGGCGCTCGCGCTGTAGGCACAAGGGCTTCTCAGGAAGTTATTGATACAGTGCTGGTGCAAGAACAAATTTATTTGAATAAGGCCAATGTAGTGGGTGTAAATTATCAGACAGCCTACCAACCCATTTTTGATGCGAACAATCAAGCAATTGGGATGTTTTATGTTGGGGTGAATCAAGAAGCCATTGACAAAATGGTGAGCAACTTTAGCCAAGCTTTGCTTCTTTTTCTAGTAGGAATCCTAGCGATCGCAGCCCTGTTGGCCTATGCCTTTGCAGCGTATATTGCCAAGCCGATTGTTGCGACAGCCAAACATCTTGATCAGATGGCCAATCACGATTTTTCCATGGATGTAGATGAGCGCTATAGGCAAGGAAAAGATGAAGTGGCTGCAATGTCTCGTTCTCTTCATAGTATGAATCAAAAAATGAGGCAAGTTTTTGGGGAAATATCGTCCATGGCGACGACTATGGCTGCTTCAACAGAAGAAATGGCAGCAAATACGCAAAACATTTCTTCGAATATGGAAGAGACTTCTGCATCAACAGAAGAAATCTCTGCAAGTATGGATTCCCTATCGGCAACGGCTATAGCCATTGATAAAGCCAGTGATGAGATGACTCGTTATCTGAGACAATTACATGATGAAGCTTTTTCAGGAAAAGATAGAGCCAGAGAGATTGAAGAAAGGGCGGTACGTCTGGAAGAAAAAGCGATTCAATCGGTTGACTGTACGCAGCAGATGTATCATAACATAGATCAAGAAATGCAAGAGGCTATGAAGGGCGCCAAAGTAGTCCATCAGATTGTCACCCTGGCTGATGAAATTTCCAAAATCGCGAGTCAGAGTAACTTATTAGCGCTTAATGCAGCCATTGAGGCGTCGCGCGCCGGAGAACAAGGCCGCGGCTTTGCGATTGTTGCCGATGAAGTTCGCAATCTTTCTGCTCATTCAGCAGAAATGGCTCGTAATATTCAAGCTGTGACCAAAGAAGTAGAAGCAGCAATTGAGCGATTGTTACAACGTTCTACTGAACTAATGTCGTTTTTAAATGGAGAAGTTGCAAGAGACTATGAAGATTTTGTATCCGTAGGCAAGCAGTATCGCGCTGATGCAGAAGCGATGCAAGATCTAACAGAAAAGACGAGCCTGATGAGTACGGAGGTACTACGCTCTGTCGAAGAAGTGTCAAAATCGATGGCTTCTGTAGCGACCATGATTGAGCAAGTTTCTTATGGTACGACGGAAATCGCCAAAGGGACTGACTTCACAACGCAGTCAAGTATACAGATCAGTGAAGCTGCAACAGAACAAGCCCTAATCGCCGAGAAGTTAAATGAGATTACAAACCGTTTTCGTTTTTAA
- a CDS encoding MTAP family purine nucleoside phosphorylase, whose protein sequence is MSKTVVPAASYAIIGGSSTNSLNFPEEITFPGVKVLEFYKSFPTPFGDSPSFVLFELNGKRTLTCVMHGWRPGVTRADASRQIFWVFQQAGVQSILSEGGVGAISHLLRPRDLVIPNDYLDFSLRKDVHIGSGYLCIMRQPFCPILRTLLVKASEELPGKGRVFDRSNYVVTDGRHFESPAEVQHYRMAGGDVIGQSVAPEVYLAREIGACYARLELVVNYAEGIVTDWSHEELKDIFYEESTLAGKRLLMALEALPEERDCGCGELRKATLLRERK, encoded by the coding sequence TTGTCTAAGACGGTTGTTCCGGCAGCGTCCTATGCGATTATCGGAGGATCGAGTACCAATTCGTTAAACTTTCCAGAAGAGATCACTTTTCCTGGTGTGAAGGTCTTAGAGTTTTACAAAAGTTTTCCGACACCTTTTGGTGACAGCCCTTCTTTTGTCCTTTTTGAATTGAATGGAAAAAGGACTTTGACTTGTGTGATGCATGGTTGGCGTCCCGGTGTCACGAGAGCTGATGCTTCGCGACAGATCTTCTGGGTTTTTCAGCAAGCGGGTGTACAGTCCATTCTTTCAGAAGGTGGCGTAGGTGCGATCAGTCATCTTTTGCGGCCTCGTGACTTGGTCATTCCTAATGATTATCTTGACTTTTCACTGCGTAAAGATGTTCATATAGGTTCAGGGTACTTATGTATTATGCGGCAACCTTTTTGCCCTATCTTACGTACTTTGCTTGTGAAGGCTTCAGAAGAATTGCCAGGCAAAGGACGAGTCTTTGATCGCTCCAATTATGTTGTTACCGATGGCCGACACTTTGAAAGTCCTGCTGAAGTACAGCATTATCGCATGGCCGGTGGTGACGTGATCGGACAAAGCGTAGCACCTGAAGTCTACCTGGCTCGAGAAATTGGTGCTTGTTATGCACGCTTAGAATTGGTAGTAAATTATGCAGAAGGTATTGTTACCGACTGGAGCCATGAGGAACTGAAAGATATCTTTTACGAAGAGTCAACACTAGCTGGAAAAAGACTGTTAATGGCTTTGGAGGCCCTTCCAGAAGAGCGTGACTGTGGTTGCGGTGAGCTGCGTAAGGCGACTTTGTTGCGGGAGCGGAAGTAG
- the mutY gene encoding A/G-specific adenine glycosylase has translation MNTNNWVLPLLHWYEHTKRDLPWRQTKDPYRIWVSEIMLQQTRVETVIPYYERFLHTFPTVHDLAQSPLDQVLKAWEGLGYYSRAKNLHKAAQQIVQDYKGDFPQSYEALRRLPGVGDYTVGALLSIAFNQPYPAIDGNVLRVLSRVYCINEEISSLAVKKKMYQILKSLYPAGESSNFTQALMELGALVCIATSPRCHSCPITPFCIAQKKKMQSDLPIKKKGAKKKAIARSLALIQEENKVLLHQRPLEGLLGGLWEFPGIDGDSDSDRFFQEHGFKILWGAPSMTVRHEFTHLIWDMTLYKAQKVEPLSPLTERWHWFTVEELSEITIPSAFRKIVQSLKNENGL, from the coding sequence TTGAACACAAACAACTGGGTCCTACCATTGCTACATTGGTATGAACATACAAAGCGCGATTTGCCTTGGCGACAAACCAAAGATCCCTATCGAATTTGGGTCTCTGAAATCATGCTGCAACAAACTCGTGTTGAGACAGTCATCCCTTATTATGAACGCTTTTTGCATACTTTTCCCACCGTTCATGATCTGGCGCAGAGTCCCCTCGATCAGGTCTTAAAAGCGTGGGAAGGACTTGGTTATTACAGCAGAGCTAAAAATTTACACAAAGCAGCGCAGCAAATTGTTCAGGATTATAAAGGCGACTTTCCGCAGAGTTATGAGGCATTGCGTAGGCTCCCTGGTGTAGGAGATTATACCGTAGGCGCTCTGCTTAGCATTGCTTTTAACCAGCCCTATCCAGCCATTGACGGCAATGTACTACGAGTACTTTCTAGAGTTTATTGTATTAACGAAGAAATTAGCAGCCTAGCTGTAAAAAAGAAAATGTATCAGATCTTAAAAAGTCTTTATCCCGCCGGAGAATCATCTAATTTTACCCAAGCCTTGATGGAGCTTGGTGCTCTTGTCTGTATAGCAACATCGCCACGCTGTCATAGCTGCCCGATTACGCCATTTTGTATAGCTCAGAAAAAAAAGATGCAAAGTGATTTGCCCATAAAGAAAAAAGGAGCGAAGAAAAAAGCAATCGCTCGTTCTCTTGCTTTGATTCAAGAAGAGAATAAGGTATTGCTTCATCAGCGTCCTTTAGAAGGTTTACTCGGTGGTCTTTGGGAATTTCCTGGCATCGATGGCGATTCAGACAGCGATCGTTTCTTTCAGGAACATGGCTTTAAGATTCTCTGGGGGGCTCCCTCTATGACGGTGCGTCACGAGTTTACCCATCTTATCTGGGATATGACCCTTTATAAAGCGCAAAAGGTAGAACCACTATCTCCTCTGACCGAAAGATGGCACTGGTTCACGGTGGAAGAACTTTCTGAGATCACAATTCCTTCTGCTTTTCGAAAAATTGTGCAGTCACTTAAAAACGAAAACGGTTTGTAA
- the trmL gene encoding tRNA (uridine(34)/cytosine(34)/5-carboxymethylaminomethyluridine(34)-2'-O)-methyltransferase TrmL, with protein MFHIVLVEPEIPPNTGNVARLCAGTQSVLHLIEPLGFSIDDKQLKRAGLDYWHLLDVRTHRNWEAFREANRGARMFFLSTKGKKSYHQVAYEPGDFFVFGKETQGLPDWMLQEQPEQVVRIPLVANARSLNLSNAVSVVLYEALRHHEYPGMV; from the coding sequence TTGTTTCATATTGTATTGGTTGAACCAGAGATACCACCGAATACGGGCAATGTAGCTCGTCTTTGTGCAGGCACCCAGTCGGTCTTGCATCTGATCGAGCCTTTAGGCTTTTCGATTGATGATAAACAGTTAAAGAGAGCAGGCTTAGATTATTGGCACCTTCTCGATGTGCGAACTCATCGGAATTGGGAGGCCTTTCGAGAAGCCAACAGAGGGGCCCGGATGTTTTTTTTGAGCACCAAAGGGAAAAAGAGCTATCACCAAGTGGCCTATGAGCCAGGGGACTTTTTTGTTTTTGGTAAAGAAACGCAAGGGTTGCCTGATTGGATGTTGCAGGAACAGCCTGAACAGGTTGTTCGGATCCCTCTTGTTGCGAATGCTCGGTCACTGAATTTGTCGAATGCTGTTTCAGTGGTTTTATATGAAGCGTTGCGGCACCATGAGTATCCGGGGATGGTCTGA
- a CDS encoding aconitate hydratase, which produces MGKNIVQKILGAHLLDGELVPGQEIAIRIDQTLTQDATGTMSYLQFEAMGVPRVKTEISVSYVDHNTLQSGFENADDHRFLQTVASKHGIHFSRPGNGICHQVHLERFGIPGKTMLGSDSHTPTGGGIGMIAIGAGGLDVAVAMGGGPFYLTCPKVVGITLTGQLSPMVSAKDVILEVLRRLSVKGGVGKIIEYKGPGVATLSVPERATITNMGAELGATTSIFPSDEVTKAFLKAQKREDVWVELQADDDATYEEELTIDLSALEPMVACPHSPDAVKTVKEVGPIKVDQVLIGSCTNSSYSDLMKVAGLLKGKTVHPTVSLGIAPGSRQVFEMLARNGALADLIASGARILESACGPCIGMGQSPNSGAVSVRTFNRNFEGRSGTADAKIYLSSPEVAAAAAITGLLTDPRELGNAIDVAMPEQFLIDDSMVLAPAAEGNDVDVLRGPNIKPLPINEALANTLQAPVLLKVGDNITTDHIMPAGSKILPLRSNIPAISQYVFSGVDASFADRAKEAGRGIIVGGQNYGQGSSREHAALAPMYLGVKAVITQSFARIHRANLINFGILPLTFANEAELAKVNQGDELEIVNLSEKLGQEETLEVRNLTTGDSFTVRPDLTARQVAIIKAGGLLNYTRLNA; this is translated from the coding sequence ATGGGCAAAAATATCGTGCAAAAGATTTTAGGCGCTCATCTATTAGATGGGGAATTAGTTCCCGGTCAAGAGATTGCCATTCGTATTGATCAGACCTTGACGCAGGACGCGACCGGTACCATGTCTTATCTTCAATTCGAAGCCATGGGCGTGCCGCGAGTCAAGACTGAAATATCGGTATCTTATGTAGATCACAACACATTACAGAGCGGCTTTGAAAACGCTGACGATCATCGTTTCTTACAGACTGTAGCTTCCAAACACGGCATTCACTTCTCTCGTCCTGGTAACGGTATCTGTCACCAGGTACACCTTGAGCGATTCGGTATTCCTGGCAAAACCATGCTTGGTTCAGACTCACACACACCAACAGGTGGTGGCATCGGCATGATTGCCATCGGGGCAGGCGGCCTCGACGTAGCAGTAGCCATGGGTGGTGGTCCTTTCTATTTAACTTGTCCTAAAGTCGTCGGTATTACACTGACAGGACAACTATCTCCTATGGTTTCAGCCAAAGACGTTATTCTCGAAGTACTTCGTCGTCTCAGTGTTAAAGGCGGCGTAGGTAAGATCATTGAATATAAAGGACCTGGCGTAGCCACTTTATCTGTTCCTGAGCGAGCTACCATCACCAACATGGGTGCTGAACTCGGTGCAACGACCTCTATTTTCCCTTCTGATGAAGTAACCAAAGCTTTCTTGAAAGCACAAAAACGCGAAGATGTGTGGGTAGAGTTGCAAGCAGACGACGATGCGACCTACGAAGAAGAGCTTACCATTGATCTTTCTGCCTTGGAACCAATGGTAGCTTGTCCTCACTCTCCTGACGCTGTCAAAACGGTGAAAGAAGTAGGTCCAATCAAAGTTGATCAAGTCTTAATTGGCTCCTGCACCAACTCCTCTTATTCTGACTTAATGAAAGTGGCGGGCCTCTTAAAAGGCAAAACAGTTCATCCTACCGTAAGCCTTGGTATTGCACCGGGCAGTCGTCAAGTTTTCGAAATGTTGGCTCGCAATGGCGCTTTGGCAGACTTGATCGCTTCTGGTGCTCGCATACTAGAATCAGCTTGTGGTCCCTGTATCGGCATGGGTCAATCGCCGAATTCTGGCGCCGTCTCTGTGCGTACTTTCAATCGCAACTTCGAAGGTCGCAGTGGTACAGCCGATGCTAAGATCTATCTTTCCAGCCCAGAGGTAGCTGCAGCCGCCGCTATCACAGGTCTGCTTACCGATCCTAGAGAGTTAGGCAATGCCATTGACGTAGCCATGCCGGAGCAGTTCCTTATTGACGATAGCATGGTCTTAGCACCGGCTGCAGAAGGCAATGATGTTGACGTTTTACGAGGCCCTAACATTAAGCCTTTGCCCATTAACGAAGCATTGGCGAATACGTTACAAGCACCTGTTCTCCTTAAAGTTGGCGATAACATTACTACAGACCACATCATGCCAGCAGGCTCTAAAATCCTGCCCCTTCGCTCTAACATTCCGGCTATATCCCAATACGTCTTTTCTGGCGTCGATGCTTCTTTTGCTGATCGAGCCAAAGAAGCCGGTCGCGGTATTATTGTAGGCGGCCAAAACTATGGACAAGGTTCTTCCCGAGAACATGCTGCTTTGGCCCCCATGTATTTAGGCGTTAAAGCAGTGATTACGCAATCTTTTGCTCGCATTCATCGTGCCAACTTAATCAACTTTGGTATCTTACCTCTTACCTTTGCCAATGAAGCTGAACTGGCCAAAGTGAATCAAGGCGACGAGCTAGAAATCGTCAACTTATCAGAAAAGCTGGGTCAAGAAGAAACTTTAGAAGTTCGCAACTTGACCACAGGTGATAGCTTTACTGTCCGTCCCGACTTAACAGCCCGCCAAGTAGCTATCATCAAAGCAGGCGGCTTACTCAACTATACCAGACTGAACGCATAA